A region of the Cannabis sativa cultivar Pink pepper isolate KNU-18-1 chromosome 3, ASM2916894v1, whole genome shotgun sequence genome:
ataaatttttgttaaaaaaataatataaattaattgggaatattctgttaaagttaacAGAGGAAACAAAATAacatcgttaaaccaagaattgtcgTTAAAtaagcacttttaatatataaagatataaaattttaaatttcttaaacaATCTTAACATGGAATGAGAAAAACTGCGAATGAGAAAATCTGGGCGGGAAAGAGTCGAATCGATAATTAAAAAAACTTTGATAATTTTGAGcttcttattattaattaagatatgaaAAGGAATGCATCGTCGTCTCTGCCCAATGTTTTTCCCCATCTCCACTCCATTACTGTTACCAGTTCCGCCGCCCAACTCCGACGACCACATCCACAAGACACATCCTTCGATAACACGTTGAAATCCACTAAATACGATCAACCATGTATCAAAACGCCATCGCTTCCACGCACTGATGAAACCCCAAGAGAGCGCTTGATTTCCATCATTAAATCATGCTCTTCCAGGACCCTTTTGCTCCAAATCCATGCTCACATAATCCGTACGTTTATCGTTCGAGATCACGCCGTTTCTCTGGAGTTCTTGGCTCGCTCTGCTCTCTCGCCCTTTTGTGATTTGCACTACTCTCGCCTGGTTTTTTCTGAGATTTCGAGACCGTCTGTTCTTCACTATAATGTTATGATCAGGGCCTACTCCACGAGTGACTCGCCTGAGGATGGGTTTTATATGTATAAAGATATGAGAAGGCGAGACCCATTGTCGTCGTCCTTTGCTCTGAAGTCTTGTATTAGAATTTCGTCGATTTCGGGTGGGATACAGATACACGCGAGGATTTTGAGAGATGGGCATCAATTAGATAGCCTTTTGCTAACAACTTTGATGGACTTGTATTCTAGCTCTGGGAAATTTTGTGAAGCGCTTAAAGTGTTCGATGAAATGCCTCACAGAGATACAGTTGCTTGGAATGTATTGATTTCTTGCTATTTGCGTAACAAACGGACCCGGGATGGTTTGGCTTTGTTTGATGCTATGCAGAGTGAAGAATATGGCTGTGATCCGGATGAGGTTACTTGTTTGCTTATGCTCCAAGCCTGCGCCAACTTGAATGCACTGGAGTTTGGTGAACGTGTGCATGCATACATAGAAGAACATGGTTACGATCGTACTAATTTGAGGAATTCCCTTGTATCAATGTATTCAAAATGTGGATGTCTGGAAAAGGCTTATGAAGTTTTCAAGGGAATACCTAATAAAAACGTGGTTTCATGGAGTGCCATGATTTCAGGTTTTGCAGTAAATGGATATGGAAAAGAAGCTATAGATGCATTTGAAGAGATGCTGAGGATGCGTGTTCCACCTGATCCTCAGACCTTTACTGGTGTTCTATCTGCTTGTAGTCATTGCGGGTTTGTTGATGAAGGAATGATGTGTTTTGATCAAATGAGCAAAGAGTTTGGGATATCACCTAACATCCGTCACTATGGCTGCTTGGTTGATCTATTAGGCCGTGCTGGTCTGCTTGATAAGGCATATCAGATTATAGTGTCAATGGATATTAAGCCGGATCCAGAAATATGGAGGACCTTACTTGGGGCTTGTAGAATTCATGGCCATGTTAACCTTGGTGAACGAGTTGTTGGCCATCTGATTGAACTTAAGGCTGAAGAAGCTGGAGATTATGTTCTGTTACTGAATATTTATTCTTCAGCTGAAAAGTGGGACAAGGTAGCAGAAGTGAGGAAGTTTCTGAAAGATAAAGCAATACAAACAACACCAGGATGTAGCACAATTGAAGTGAAAGGGAAGTTACATGAATTTGTAGCCGACGATGTCTTGCATCCACAAAAGGGAAAAATCTATGATATGCTGGATGAGATCAACAGTCAGCTGAAGATTGCTGGTTATGCAGTTGAGATATCGTCCGAATTGCATAATCtgggagaaaaagaaaaacaatgtgCCCTCACTTATCACAGTGAAAAATTAGCCATTGCTTTTGGGATTCTCTCAACTCCACCTGGAACAACGATTAGGGTGGCAAAAAATCTACGAACTTGTGTTGATTGCCACAACTTTGCAAAGATTCTTTCAGGCGTTTATAACAGAGAGGTGATTATCAGAGACCGCACACGGTTTCACCATTTTCGAGACGGGCAATGCTCTTGCAATGACTATTGGTAGGAACATTCAAAGCTAGAAGATAACACTGAAAAGTGGAAACGCTGTATCCAAATGAATTTGACTAGCTGAATTCAGTTGGTTGGCTCTCTAAGTCAAGGCCAAGAAGACGTCAAGTATGCACATCATAACAGAGTAGTCATCAACAATTACTTTTTGGTACTTGATAGCATTCTACTGTTGGGTTCCAGATGTGAGGAGTTAATTCTTTGAAGGTGATTCCAATCTCCATCCTGATCTAAATCTTAAGAGTGTTGACTAATTTAACTGTATCAAGGTATCTGATTTGTTATTGGGTTCTACAGTTTTGGTGATTTATTTGGTTGAATCCAGCCCCGCTAACCAAATTTTTGATGtaagatataatatttgatttgttacaagagattttttttttgttcgtcTATGTCACGAAGATTAATATAAGGCAGCTATAGCCTATGTGACCAAATATAAATCCGTTATTTGGATGATTAAGCAGTACAAAATTATTAATAGAAACTAGAAGTTAGAATGTGACGATTGACAGTAGCTTAATAGATTTAAATGTATCCTAATTCTATGTTGAAAATGTATGAGATAAGATTGGTAATTATGTGGATACTCTTATGGTTTATGTCGATTGACACAGATATCTGAACAAACCTGTTTGCTAGATTAGCGAGAATTAAGTATAAATAAGAGAGCTACAACAAATTTATAGTTGTTCACTCCTCGTGACGCGATAGTAATGGAGTTACATCTACTTCGTGTTTTTATTTCTCACTCGAATTACAAAATATTGACTAAGTGTTAGGGCTTGAAATTCGACCGAGAAAGTAGAGAGAGATGCTCTGACGATATGGGAACTTTTTCAGAATGTGAAAATAAGGTAGATGATCTCTCCTTCTATAAATAAAGAGGTcctgttaaataataattaagtaatagaaaaaattttaaaaaaattagtttgggCCGATCTTGGCCATTGATGATGATTCATGATAATCCAGTGGTGAAAAATTGACTCTTGGTCAAAATCGTTAATTTTTAGACTTTAAATCTCGTCCGTTGGATCGTTTTTGGGTTATCAGCTAGAAAAAACCCAACTTTGTTAAGGACAAATTTTGGACCCAAAATCTTTAGAATTAGGATGTAGGTGTGATGCATGACTTGATAGATCTTTGAAATAGCTTCGAAACTCAAGTTGAATCGCGTCAATCAGATaaatattgagtgagttatggtcGTTTTACTGAAGGTTGTTTAGCACTTTGCGGCTAGGTTGACAACCTAACACCCAGGTTCACAATCTTACATCAGCATGGACGCTGTGTGAGTGTCAAAACATCACAAACTTGTATTTTTTAATGACTTAGTGATGTGTTCACATTACTTAGTCAGATTCAATGTTCTGGTAAAATTGTTCACCAATTCTCGGAAGTGTCACTGTTTTGTGAAATCAAGAAGAGTCAAAACTTCCTGAATTTGTCGATATCCCACCTTGTTGAAAGGGTGAAATATCAAAGTGCGAATTTGACCTGTCGCAAGTCGTAGCTCTCGTTTACTACAAAAAAATAGTTGAATGCTCGAAACGAAATCGAAGTATAATAAGTAGAATCCAGCACACCAACCACTAGGTCAGCTGTCAACCTAGGTGTTGGGTGTTTCCCGTGGATTGTTTTGACACTCAATGGAATTCAAGATGGAAAACAAGGTGTCCTACCccatttttgacaattttagGAAGAATTCCCGAAGCAGAATTGGTATTTAAGGAGCTGAAACATGCCAACCAGGTTGCATGTGAACTTGGGCGCAAGTTCCAGTgccatgtcaacctgggcgatGGGGCCCTGTTTAGGCTCCCTAGATATCTCGTTTGCTTCCTAAGATCACTTGTATCTTCTTTATTTCTAATGACAGAATAAATATAAGAACACTTTTTTGGGAAAAATGATTGGAAACAGCCCGGGTTGACAAAATATCAACTTGGGCAACGAGTCCAGTTTTTGACCACCAGATGACTCCGTTTGATTCTCAGAAACActtgtattaaaattattaatgaaaACGAAGAATACTATTGGATGACTTCATTTGAACTACTGATGGAAGTGGCCAAGGTTGACAAAGTGTAAACCTGGGCACAAGCACAGTGCCTAGGTCAACTTGGGCACTAGGTCCACGTTTTGGCCTCTAGGTCGATCCATTTCTCCCCCAAAAGCACTTTTTTCCTCTTTTtggatgaagaaaaagaaaatgctcAGGATAATTCTTCAATATTGTGGTTTAAAGTACCCCAGGTTGACAACACTACAAAAAAGTGTTACTTTTAGGGACAActctttag
Encoded here:
- the LOC115708843 gene encoding pentatricopeptide repeat-containing protein At3g47530; its protein translation is MKRNASSSLPNVFPHLHSITVTSSAAQLRRPHPQDTSFDNTLKSTKYDQPCIKTPSLPRTDETPRERLISIIKSCSSRTLLLQIHAHIIRTFIVRDHAVSLEFLARSALSPFCDLHYSRLVFSEISRPSVLHYNVMIRAYSTSDSPEDGFYMYKDMRRRDPLSSSFALKSCIRISSISGGIQIHARILRDGHQLDSLLLTTLMDLYSSSGKFCEALKVFDEMPHRDTVAWNVLISCYLRNKRTRDGLALFDAMQSEEYGCDPDEVTCLLMLQACANLNALEFGERVHAYIEEHGYDRTNLRNSLVSMYSKCGCLEKAYEVFKGIPNKNVVSWSAMISGFAVNGYGKEAIDAFEEMLRMRVPPDPQTFTGVLSACSHCGFVDEGMMCFDQMSKEFGISPNIRHYGCLVDLLGRAGLLDKAYQIIVSMDIKPDPEIWRTLLGACRIHGHVNLGERVVGHLIELKAEEAGDYVLLLNIYSSAEKWDKVAEVRKFLKDKAIQTTPGCSTIEVKGKLHEFVADDVLHPQKGKIYDMLDEINSQLKIAGYAVEISSELHNLGEKEKQCALTYHSEKLAIAFGILSTPPGTTIRVAKNLRTCVDCHNFAKILSGVYNREVIIRDRTRFHHFRDGQCSCNDYW